One Micromonospora sp. WMMD812 genomic window carries:
- a CDS encoding TMEM175 family protein gives MAAGAEETGPARVSETDRIKAFSDGVFAIVITLLVLELRVPEYHKGGLLEGLRHEGASYLAFAVSFAYIGVIWLNHHALLRLIRGTALALNWINLAILFGAVIIPFPTAVLASAFTHGDAADQRAAVALYALAAALMSAPWLAFFAYLHRHPALRAAEVDPDHVRAQRARPLTGLVLYGLSGLLGWFVNPVLGLILIIVMIAYHAVTSEGLRAGPLGRLWGRRRG, from the coding sequence ATGGCCGCAGGAGCAGAGGAGACCGGCCCGGCCCGGGTGTCGGAGACGGACCGGATCAAGGCGTTCAGCGACGGGGTCTTCGCGATCGTCATCACCCTCCTGGTGCTCGAACTGCGGGTGCCGGAGTACCACAAGGGCGGGCTCCTGGAAGGGCTGCGCCACGAGGGCGCGTCGTACCTGGCCTTCGCGGTGTCGTTCGCCTACATCGGAGTGATCTGGCTCAACCACCACGCGCTGCTGCGCCTGATCCGCGGCACCGCCCTGGCGCTCAACTGGATCAACCTGGCCATCCTCTTCGGTGCGGTGATCATCCCGTTCCCCACGGCGGTGCTCGCCTCCGCCTTCACCCACGGCGACGCGGCCGACCAGCGGGCCGCGGTCGCGCTCTACGCGCTGGCCGCGGCGCTGATGTCCGCGCCGTGGCTGGCGTTCTTCGCCTACCTGCACCGCCACCCCGCGTTGCGGGCCGCCGAGGTCGACCCGGACCACGTCCGGGCCCAACGGGCCCGCCCGCTCACCGGCCTCGTTCTCTACGGGCTGAGCGGGCTGCTCGGCTGGTTCGTCAACCCCGTGCTCGGGCTGATCCTCATCATCGTCATGATCGCCTACCACGCGGTCACCAGCGAGGGCCTGCGCGCCGGGCCGCTCGGGCGACTCTGGGGCCGCCGGCGAGGCTGA
- a CDS encoding ROK family transcriptional regulator → MELARATNRSVRLRNRSALLTRLFLDGPLTRQDLVRGTGLSQPAVSNVVGDLIDEGVVVEAGAAESDGGRPSMMLRVAPRFAFVIGVDVGETRVRVELFDFAMTLLASAVYPLDPARTEPAAVAGHVLAGIDAVAGAARVAPADVLGVGIGVSGVVAQGTQAVVHAQALGWDGVPLEGLIAVGTDLPLHIDNGAKTLGQAEMWFGAGRGARHAVFALVGSGVGAAVVAGGVTYRGASSSAGEWGHTTLVYGGRRCRCGARGCLEAYVGAEAIVERYREARRGRPVPGEDEESQLTALVDAAATSATARRVLDETASYLGAGVANLINLFNPERVVLGGWAAMALGDLLPAVREAAGRQALRQPYEQASIELCRLGVDAVALGAATLPIARFLGDGGVRR, encoded by the coding sequence GTGGAGCTGGCGCGAGCGACCAACCGGAGCGTCCGGCTCCGCAACCGGTCCGCCCTGCTGACCAGGCTCTTCCTCGACGGTCCGCTGACCCGGCAGGACCTGGTGCGCGGCACCGGCCTCAGCCAGCCGGCGGTCAGCAACGTGGTTGGCGACCTGATCGACGAGGGCGTGGTCGTCGAGGCCGGTGCCGCCGAGTCCGACGGCGGCCGTCCCAGCATGATGCTACGGGTCGCGCCGCGGTTCGCCTTCGTGATCGGTGTGGACGTGGGCGAGACCCGGGTGCGGGTCGAGCTGTTCGACTTCGCGATGACCCTGCTGGCCAGCGCCGTGTACCCGCTCGACCCGGCCCGGACCGAGCCGGCCGCGGTCGCCGGCCACGTGCTGGCCGGCATCGACGCGGTGGCCGGAGCGGCCCGGGTCGCCCCGGCCGACGTGCTCGGCGTCGGGATCGGGGTCTCGGGAGTGGTCGCGCAGGGTACGCAGGCCGTGGTGCACGCCCAGGCCCTCGGCTGGGACGGGGTTCCGCTGGAGGGGCTGATCGCCGTGGGCACCGACCTGCCGCTGCACATCGACAACGGCGCCAAGACCCTCGGCCAGGCGGAGATGTGGTTCGGCGCCGGCCGGGGCGCCCGTCACGCGGTCTTCGCGCTGGTCGGCTCGGGTGTCGGGGCGGCCGTGGTGGCCGGCGGCGTCACCTATCGCGGCGCGTCCAGCAGCGCGGGGGAGTGGGGGCACACCACCCTCGTCTACGGCGGGCGGCGCTGCCGGTGCGGGGCCCGGGGGTGCCTGGAGGCGTACGTCGGTGCGGAGGCGATCGTCGAGCGCTACCGGGAGGCCCGCCGGGGTCGCCCGGTGCCCGGCGAGGACGAGGAGTCCCAGCTCACCGCCCTGGTCGACGCGGCGGCGACGTCCGCCACCGCACGCCGAGTGCTCGACGAGACGGCCAGCTACCTCGGCGCCGGGGTGGCCAACCTGATCAACCTGTTCAACCCGGAGCGGGTGGTGCTGGGCGGCTGGGCGGCGATGGCCCTCGGCGACCTGCTGCCGGCGGTGCGCGAGGCCGCCGGGCGGCAGGCGCTGCGCCAGCCGTACGAGCAGGCGTCGATCGAGCTGTGCCGGCTGGGCGTGGACGCGGTCGCGCTCGGCGCCGCGACGCTGCCGATCGCCCGGTTCCTCGGCGACGGCGGCGTGCGCCGCTGA
- a CDS encoding discoidin domain-containing protein, which translates to MTSQALSVRRSPRRRRRVLIGLTVALVAALSPVGAVPPAQAAPTLLSQGRPATASSTENAATPAAAAVDGNTGTRWSSAFSDPQWLQVDLGARATLSQVTLVWEGAFARAFQLQTSDDGSTWTTIHSTTTGAGGTQNISVTGAGRYVRMYGTARGTGYGYSLWEFQVYGETGGGTPTCGSGNAAQGRPATASSTENATLSASAAVDGNTGTRWASAASDPQWLRVDLGSTQSICRVVLNWEAAYARSFQIQTSADGNAWTTIHSTTTGTGGVQTIDVTGSGRYLRVYGTARGTAYGYSLWEVQVNTTGGGTTDPVPPTDPRNPNFGPNTFVFDPSTPTSTIQSRLNTLFTQQETNQFGPQRYAVLFKPGTYTADVNLGFFTQVAGLGMSPDDVNLNGHVRVEAFWMGGNATQNFWRAAENLSVTLPAGVTVERWAVSQAAPYRRMHLRGAQNQIQLWNGGDGWSSGGLMADTRIDGLVVSGSQQQWYSRNSEFGNGWTGSVWNMVFQGVTGAPPPHFPNPSHTVIPQTPQVREKPFLYVDGTGEYRVFVPALRANSAGTSWYGKTPAGSSISLSQFFVVQPGTSAATINSALAQGRHLLFTPGVHRVTEPIQVNRPDTVILGLGLATIQADNGAVGMRVADVDGVKVAGIMFEAGTTNSPVLMEVGPAGSSASHAANPTSLHDVFFRIGGPHVGKATNTLTVNSDNVIGDHMWLWRADHAASGVPTGWTLNTADTGLTVNGDNVTMYGLFVEHYQKYQTVWNGNGGRTYFYQNEMPYDPPNQAAWMNGATRGYAAYKVGDGVTSHQAWGTGSYCYFNVNPAVVAERAYEVPTNPNVRFTNMVTVSLGGVGTINRVINNTGGTANAANQQVYLTTYP; encoded by the coding sequence ATGACATCTCAGGCTTTATCCGTACGCCGGTCTCCGCGCCGGCGGCGACGCGTGCTCATCGGGCTCACCGTGGCCCTGGTCGCGGCGCTCAGTCCGGTCGGCGCGGTGCCGCCGGCGCAGGCCGCCCCCACCCTGCTGTCCCAGGGCCGCCCGGCCACCGCCTCGTCCACCGAGAACGCCGCTACCCCGGCGGCCGCCGCGGTCGACGGAAACACCGGGACCCGCTGGTCCAGCGCGTTCAGCGACCCGCAGTGGCTCCAGGTGGACCTCGGCGCCCGGGCCACGCTCAGCCAGGTGACCCTGGTCTGGGAGGGCGCCTTCGCCCGCGCGTTCCAGCTCCAGACCTCCGACGACGGTTCCACCTGGACCACGATCCACAGCACGACCACCGGCGCGGGTGGCACGCAGAACATCAGCGTCACCGGCGCCGGCCGCTACGTGCGGATGTACGGCACGGCGCGGGGCACGGGGTACGGCTACTCACTCTGGGAGTTCCAGGTCTACGGCGAGACCGGCGGCGGCACACCGACCTGCGGCAGTGGCAACGCCGCCCAGGGCCGGCCGGCCACCGCCTCCTCCACCGAGAACGCCACGCTGTCCGCCTCGGCCGCGGTGGACGGCAACACCGGCACCCGCTGGGCCAGCGCCGCGAGCGACCCGCAGTGGCTCCGGGTCGACCTGGGCAGCACGCAGTCGATCTGCCGCGTCGTGCTGAACTGGGAGGCCGCGTACGCCCGGTCCTTCCAGATCCAGACCTCCGCGGACGGCAACGCCTGGACCACCATCCACAGCACCACGACCGGCACCGGCGGCGTCCAGACCATCGACGTCACCGGGAGCGGCCGCTACCTCCGGGTGTACGGCACGGCGCGCGGCACCGCGTACGGCTACTCGCTCTGGGAGGTCCAGGTGAACACCACCGGCGGCGGGACCACCGATCCGGTGCCGCCGACCGATCCGCGCAACCCGAACTTCGGGCCGAACACCTTCGTCTTCGATCCGAGCACCCCGACGTCGACCATCCAGAGCCGGCTGAACACCCTCTTCACCCAGCAGGAGACCAACCAGTTCGGCCCGCAGCGGTACGCGGTGCTGTTCAAGCCCGGCACCTACACCGCCGACGTCAACCTCGGCTTCTTCACCCAGGTCGCCGGCCTCGGCATGAGCCCGGACGACGTGAACCTCAACGGGCACGTCCGGGTCGAGGCGTTCTGGATGGGCGGCAACGCCACCCAGAACTTCTGGCGCGCCGCCGAGAACCTGTCGGTGACCCTGCCGGCCGGGGTGACCGTCGAGCGGTGGGCGGTGTCGCAGGCGGCGCCGTACCGCCGGATGCACCTGCGCGGCGCGCAGAACCAGATCCAGCTCTGGAACGGCGGCGACGGCTGGTCCAGCGGCGGCCTGATGGCGGACACCCGGATCGACGGCCTCGTCGTCTCCGGCTCCCAGCAGCAGTGGTACTCGCGCAACAGCGAGTTCGGCAACGGCTGGACCGGCTCGGTGTGGAACATGGTCTTCCAGGGCGTCACCGGAGCCCCGCCGCCGCACTTCCCGAACCCGTCGCACACCGTGATCCCGCAGACCCCGCAGGTGCGGGAGAAGCCGTTCCTCTACGTCGACGGCACCGGCGAGTACCGGGTCTTCGTCCCGGCGTTGCGCGCCAACTCCGCGGGCACCAGCTGGTACGGCAAGACCCCGGCCGGGTCGTCCATCTCGCTGTCGCAGTTCTTCGTCGTCCAGCCCGGCACCAGCGCGGCCACCATCAACTCCGCCCTCGCCCAGGGCCGGCACCTGCTGTTCACCCCGGGCGTGCACCGCGTCACCGAGCCGATCCAGGTCAACCGCCCCGACACGGTGATCCTCGGTCTGGGCCTGGCCACCATCCAGGCCGACAACGGCGCCGTCGGCATGCGGGTCGCCGACGTGGACGGCGTGAAGGTCGCCGGCATCATGTTCGAGGCCGGCACGACGAACTCGCCGGTCCTCATGGAGGTCGGCCCGGCCGGCTCGTCGGCCAGCCACGCCGCGAACCCCACCTCGCTGCACGACGTGTTCTTCCGCATCGGCGGGCCGCACGTCGGCAAGGCCACCAACACGCTGACCGTCAACAGCGACAACGTGATCGGCGATCACATGTGGCTGTGGCGGGCCGACCACGCGGCCTCCGGCGTGCCCACCGGGTGGACGTTGAACACCGCCGACACCGGGCTGACGGTCAACGGCGACAACGTCACCATGTACGGCCTCTTCGTCGAGCACTACCAGAAGTACCAGACCGTCTGGAACGGCAACGGCGGCCGGACGTACTTCTACCAGAACGAGATGCCGTACGACCCACCGAACCAGGCCGCCTGGATGAACGGGGCCACCCGAGGGTACGCCGCGTACAAGGTGGGCGACGGGGTGACCAGCCACCAGGCGTGGGGCACCGGCAGCTACTGCTACTTCAACGTCAACCCGGCCGTGGTCGCCGAGCGTGCCTACGAGGTGCCGACCAACCCCAACGTGCGGTTCACCAACATGGTGACCGTCTCGCTCGGCGGTGTGGGCACCATCAACCGGGTGATCAACAACACCGGCGGCACCGCGAACGCCGCCAACCAGCAGGTGTACCTGACCACCTATCCGTAG